The Solanum pennellii chromosome 7, SPENNV200 DNA segment AGACCTATAaaggttttttcttttttcattaagACAAAAACCTATAAAGGTTAACAGCCTTCAGAGCTGACTTGGATTAGGTAGACAGATTCCCAGTGAGATGCAGACATTCCATATGGCCACAAAAGATTAACAGATGCATTTCTTGATCATAAAATTGTCTCTGATACATAATTTTGGAACACTGGAAACTATCCTTTTTGTTTGAGTCCCAGATATTTGTGCACTTCTAATATGGCACTTTGGACACCAACTAAACAAAACAGATTTTTTAACAGTATAGTAGTACATTACAGCTTTTTGGCAACCTAGATGGCTCCACGCATGACTACGTTCATTAGCTTCAGTAAGATGTGAGCTCATGCAAAACATCATAGTACCGTTGACTGCAAACTTCTCTAGCAAATGACATAATGTAACAGCTCAGAGCTAAACTCAAGTTGTTAAGCAAATGTATCTAAGTACCTTCTTACAGATTGCCGCTGAAGACGAGAATACTCCTTGAACTCAATTTGCAAATTGTCGAAAAACTTGAGCAAAGTGCATAATCTATGAGTGGACTCCACCGATGATGTGAAAACAATTGATTTCTCCCCTTGCAGACtttgaagaagggaaactaGATAAAGTGGCTTAAGCTTTGATTGACATAGCTACACAAAAGGAAGGTAAAATCACTGTTATCAATCATCTGCCTGAGAGGAACAGTGTGGTGCAAAATAGCACAAATCCATTGGGAGGGAAAAGTGAGAAGTCAGGTGCAAACTTTTCAAAATGAAGCACACAATGTATTGAAAGCACAAAATTACCCAGTATAATGAACTTAGTACTTATAACACTGAATTGCAAATTTCAGCATCCAGAATCCGACAATGGCAGTATTTATTCAACAGCTCAAACAAACCATCATTAAAATGTAATTTGGAAAGGAGTCCTGATACTCAAATAGCAAAAATCCCTATTTCCCCCGCCccacattttattttgaacTGGGcgaaaaaaaggaggaaaaatgTATGGTTgatttctttttcatctttcaaTGTCTGTTGAATAATCGACTGCTTCACACCAAATAAATTACTTTCTGAAGAACACTGCTTCCTCATGAGGCAATAACCTTCACTTCGCATTGCTCTGTTGCTTCGGTTTTTAGATAAACCTTCAGCATCACTTCGTCCCTTTAAGCAATGAACTGATGGTTTTTAGACAAACCCTCACTTTGCATCACACAGTCACTTTCAGCAACAAAATGCTGGTTTCTAATAACAGTGGTTTGGACTTTAGCACTGTATGAGTGTCTCAAGACAATCCACAAGGTCGATGCACAAGACAGTGTAAGCCAATGCTTTAAGATAAAGTAAGGTGCTGCTAACAAACATTTAGACCACGCTGAAGCAGTAGTTTCTGCTATGTTAACATATCTACAGAAAACAACACAAAGTTCCTCCTAGACAACATTATGACAAATTCTGAAATTCCTTATGACTTGGAGACAACAAACTGattcttttttccttctttttgacAGGTTAGGCAACAATGACTTCTAATTGTTAtggaataataataatttttggaaTAAGAAGATAAATCATCAAGATAAATGATATGCCGTGATAAACACATTTTCAGGCATATCAGGAAAAAGaagataatatataaatagGCCTTATTTCATTCAAATAGCATATACCCACCACTTTAAATGATTTGAGTTCTTCAGGAAGCTTGTAACGTCTTTCTCCAGTCGTCAAAAGAAGAGGATGATGCAAATCAAGCTGAGCAAGTTTACTTGGGTCTTGTGTTAGTGTGGCTGATAAAACCATCTTTACCAGCCTTGGATAGGCTTTTCCCTTGAACCCTCTTTCAGTGCCCCTGCATTATTTTTAAAGCAATGCTTAAGAAAATCCCACGCGTGGAATGGACAAAGAGAAAACAAGACAGTGAAATGCCTATGTGCACTTAAAGTTAAACCTATTCGATACCAAGGAGCAAACTCAATGAACCATCAATTGATTAAAGGCAAACCTTCCAACAAAGTTGGATCCACTAACAAAATAATACGTTATGCATTTCTTTTTTATGACAGTGGTGTCTGGCCCAACTTGTGTGCACCTCGACTTTTCACTAGGTACTTGCTAGGCTACTACCTCCCGTCACCACACGTATCGGGTAATTCTGCCCATCAAAGTTAGAGTAGATTGAGAAAAAATCAcctagtatttattttttttacctcaGCGGGAATTTGAACTTGAGGCCTCCACCTACTTCATCAACGACTAGGTCACACACTTAGGTGCAAGGATAGATACATTTTCATgatcaaaagagtaagaaacTCAACATTGAAAAAGATATGACAGACAAAGAAAGAATCAAACAAGACTTGAATAATCAGACAATTACTTCTTGATTAGAAAAATGTCAGGTTACGACTGAGAAAAAGATGTGCATCTAAAGAGGATTCCACATATAAGCAACTCATAAGGAATAGGGGATAGGCATAACAACATACATTCTTCTGATTGTCTTCAATGAACCATAAGTGCAAGGAAGAAGATCAGCAACAGAAGGGAAGTTCCCATCAACAGAAGAGCTGGTCAACTGAATGACGGTAGGAAGCCATGACTGATAAGCTTCTCTTAATAATCTATCTGTTTCATCTACAACCTACATGATACCAAAATGTAAGTCAAATGGTTTCAACAAAGTAAAACGAAGAAAAAACGAGCAATGTCAAAATATGTGCCTCACAATCACGAAACCTACTACTACCACTTTGaagttttaatgattaaattgaAACAAATCTTCATTGTTCTGAGTTATTAGCATAGTAGCATTCCAAGTTTTCCTTTTCAAATAGGAAAGAGGCATTGAAGTGAATAAAATACCAAACATATATTGATAATCTAATCAagtaaacataattttattaataatgggAAAGCTCCCACATAAAAAAAGTAGGGTAATTACAGAAGCATGTGATTCTCTACAAAAGACATCCACGCTCTATGCAGATAAAAACATCACGGATGCAccaaaaacacatataaaagGAAACTATTCCTTAGATGAAAAACTCAGCTCTTTGCTTCAAAATATCTACTATTTCTTTCATGTACAGTTATTAATGATTGATCAATGCATTGATATAATTGAAGATACTGGAAACACGTTAGAAATCTATTAACATATAGACAAATAGCCAGCACATTTGCTGCCAAAACATGCAGTATAGTTGCCTGTTTGTTTTACCTCGGTATCACCCTACTTCAAAAAACTTCTTTCAAATTATCAAAAGGTACTTCACTGCGCTTTGTTTTCCTAGTGACCTTATAGACTAATAATGCAGACCCTAAGGAAAAGCAAAAAGATAGCTGGGACACTTAGCTTCTTAAGATGATCAAGATATTCTCAGACAGAAATGCTTTATGCCATGATATTAATCGCAACAAAGAAGAGAAGAATAGGGACTAATGTAAATATACATACTAAGAAATTCTAAGCAACTAAATATATGCAGCTTACAAGATAAGATAGATGCTCAAGCGTAAAACCATCAGTGTTATTGATGTGGTCCATCAGTCTTCCAGGAGTTGCCACTAATATGTCTACTGCACTTTGTAACTCGTATGAGAATTCTTCAGGATCATAACATATGCCATACTCAACACTGGGTTTCTTGATGAGTTCGGAGATTTCATCAGAAATTGATGACTGACCTACTGCCAAGCCGACAGACAGACCTACTGCAGGTGCAAGAGCAGAGAAGACCTCTTTGACCTGCAAACGGAAACAAATGGTAAAAACATAATCTTCCCCTGAGAAGCTAGTTATCTATCTTTGCATGTGAAAGTGTAAATAGAAAGgccttaataaataaataattgcaTGTGCAAATGCAAATGTAGATACGTCACTGGTGTGAAGAACCCACTTATCAGTTGGAGGTATTCTTACAAAAAGCCTGTGAGGCACTACAACAAAATTCCACCAAATATTAGATAGCAATTAAAAGAATTCAACCAAAGTATGAACTTGtagtgtttttttcttttgtgataGGTAGCATGAAGTCATAGTTTTAACGCGACAAAAACCTAGGATGATCATTGACTTGCccatcaaaaaaagaaaatgtcaagGGAGGAGGCAAAGTTGGAATGATAGTTGATCCAAAGATTTACATGTAATTGAGAATTTGTGTAATTATGCACTGCGCATTTtccaaaactaaaactaaaaaactACGGTGAATAACCTGCAAAGCAAGGTCTCTAGTAGGCAAGACCACTAGTGCACGAAGACATTTAACAGCGCGTGTAGACAGCGTCTGAACAATTGGTAAGGCATAAGCAAGAGTTTTCCCGCTCCCTGTAGGTGAATTTATACAAAGGTCTCGTTCAAAAGAGCCAGGTCCAATAGTCTCTTGCCAGACAGCAAGTTGCACGGGAAAGAGTGACGTGATGCTCATATTCTTCAAAGCCGCCACTAACCTAGTGAAGAAACATGTACGGGTAAGAATAAGTTGGAGTGGAAGTGTACAAGATCCAGTATGAAGTGTCAAGAAAGCATAAGGTATAAGTGTAACAATGTTTCAACTGCAATCATAGGACTTTTAATACAACCAGTAAGCAAAGTAATAAACTGAGGATATTTCGGAtaagaaatgaaatattaattgtCGAAACTGAGAGGTGATCATTAACAATAATTTCCGTTTTGTTCATTCGTTATCCTGAAGGAATGGagaagtttttttcttttgagatGAGGTTTGCCAACTGGCCATGCTATTGATTGGGAACCAGCAGACAATACAAACGATTGAAGAATATGGATGAGCAACATTCATCTCTGTCTGTACAAATATCATAACAAGACGGAAACAAGACATTCGGAAAATGTGTCCCACACCAGGTCATATAGTTCTTCAGCTGTAAGATAGTATTAGATCTCAGTGATCGTATTCTAAATGATGCcattaataaaaatactttcaacaCAGTTTTCTCAACCCGTTTGTATTCCATCCCTCCCATATTATGGACACCATTTTGGTGCATGGAGCTTAACTTGTTAGTTTATGTTGTATAGGATACAAGTAGTACTTTAAATTTAAAAGCTAGTTTGATAAATAGAACATACAATATACCATCAGAATTTAGTATTTGATTAgttaaataatttgaatacTTGAACCTGGTAAAAGGCTATAGAAAGTAACATATTAATAAAAGGGAACCAAAAGATTTTGCCACAtctcaaaacaaaaagaatgtcCTATAGATTGTAAGACAGATGGATGATAACCGAGAAACCACGAGGGCAGTAGCACCTTAAATACCAAGCTCAGggtttgaaaaattaaaagaaaacccTACAAAAACTACATTCCCAGAAACTCAAAACATTTTCTatcaagaaaatacaaaatttacagagcataaaaaagtaaaagacatTGTTAGCTCTATTACAAAAGGCTAATCTAAAATTAAGGAGCTACCAAAGTCCAAAAAACCTTCACGGCTACAGAAACTTGTGGAAACTCGAACATCTCTAAATTCTGGGATATTTAAATCAAACTACTCCTACACCAAAAGTATAAACTTCCTAACCATCTATTCTTAATAATAACAGAAATGTGACGCTTTTTATCAAACAATAAATCTCCTATTGATGTCTTGCCATATGTTATTCGTTCAGAATCAACAAGGGTTCGTAGAACGAAGGGAGTGTATAACTGGGATCTCATTCCACTTTTTTGTTCGTAACGAGGAAGAGATAGAATGGAGTTCTTCACAAATGATCCCTCCAAATTATCTTAAATCTTCTGATCAGAACCTGGTTCTGACAACATTCATACAACTGTTTGAACGagttactaatatttttaaaagatagaaCCTTTATGCAGTTTCTAAAGATGTACTCACTCCATTTCAACttttttgtcttcttctcctttttaatccatttaaaaaagaatgtataTTTCCAACATCAAGCCTATTGGAACTAGATAGAATTGATAAGATAACTCCAACAATTTCTTTGTTGTTAACGGCTCCTGATTTCCAGGAATTAGCACTTCAATAGCCTTCATGAACTGTATTAAAAGGGTATGTCATCCCAAAATTCGGATTATTTCTTGGCGCAAATATTCACTGGTAGCATACcatatttcaattatttgtcAACTCTTTAATTCTAACTTTTTACAAGTCAATGTTTAAGACCATGAGATTTGAGCCTTTTGtgcattcaatgtattgatcaCAAGTCAAAACcagataaaaaaattgaaaaggagATCTCAAGATACTCGGAACATCATGTTGATTTTTGGGGTTGAAGGGAGTAATGCTGAAAGAGTACCTGGGATCAATAAAAGGCAAAAGATCTAGAGAGCATTGATCAAAGGTAGTAATATCAACTGGGTTTCTCATCCATGGCAATACAGGGAtgtttttcttctctttcttcaacCCCTTCTCTTCTTCCATTGTCAAGCTCACCTTTTTCAGCTGAAAACTTGAGGAAAATCCAACCAAAAATGCCCAAATTAATCtctaacaacaacaaaaaaagcaACAAGTAAAAGGAAAAGCTTATGGCAGTTTGAACAcccgaaataaaaaaaatattaaggcaCAAACTCAACATAGCTGGTCAGAGAAGATGAACTTAATCGGAAAATTATATCAGTAactaaaaaataacataaaataacaataatgatgGCCGTAGTTTAAACTCCTCCAGCTTCATATCAAACGAAGAGGATAAACAAAGattaatatatatgaaagaTAACCTCTTTTGCCGGAGTTGGTGTCGCTGGTTCACCGGTGGAATTTGGTTTTGTCAGTTGCACGAGCTTCGAGCTCGCTGGCTGGTTCGTGTCTGAGCTTGAAGCTTCACTGGTTCACCGGAGACAAAACCTATGTTCGCCGTTAATGGCTGCCGGCGTGTTCTGTTGGGAGGGCGGCTCTATGTTATTGCAAAATAAGgtatccaaatatttttttataaggaaaaatgataaatatattcgaattatcatatttttggtATGTTAGTATTAAAGTACATGTATCTTTCATTCTAACGAAAGACTAAATAGGGATACGTGATGcaattttatttgttgatttgatatttaataaatatcgaATCGATTGATAAGATTATGATGTATGTAtatgtccgttagtataaaTGGTATATATGTTTTAGTCTTTGCAAGGCAGAATCGTCAATGTCCCAAAAGAATGATGGACGATATTTGCATATTGTTTACGATATTTCAGaggtatatatttattattttttcctttctatataaaaaattaattatttgtgatAAAATATAGTATTAACGTAAAGATTTTTATCAAACATGTTGAATAGTTCAGAAGATATTGAAGGCGCAAAAAATATTGAGGAGGTAGGTGCAACTTACAATAAGTCATAAGATGGTGAAGTGACTAACCGTGGAAATTCTCTAGCTGGTCACAGAACAAGTTATTTATGTAGCACATATACCTCTTGAGACTAACGAAAATcttttctaatatatatatggTTCTACATTTACGAATAGATGACTGACTGTCTCAACTTCTTTACCATACATATAGCACAATTTGAAAGGTCGATTTTTCCCTTGCCAAAGTGTTAGCAATTATACGATTGTAAACTCCAAAGGAGTCGAGGACTTATAATGCTCATAGTGTACACTAAGTCGTCAACTCAAAAGCTAGCTCTGCCGTGATCCTCGTATTTATTTGGGTTTTTGTTGCTCCTATAcaattttgtttcttatatGTTCTTATAATTCAGAAGATAGTGAAGCGACTAAGCGATGgtcgcgactcacactgatGGTCAAggctctactagacgtggctttatgagatttttttatttttaagaccACTTTTAGTATGCTACACTACGGTCTATACAATTCACATGTCACATTACTTCTACTTCACATCAGaaatttcatattatgttttgattgtaaCAATAATTGCAGCCTTCGAACTATATCTACTATCATTAAtacaatttttcattatatttttttgtttcactaTATGCttatataaaaacatttacaaCTTAATTTGCTTTATTTCACATCAAATTATTATGGAAGTGAGAAatcatgtatttattttatgaacattttttatcgaataaatcaaaaattaaattgttaataaataatttattatcgatttattgtatttaaaaactaaaaattaaaccgataatacataaaatctaACCGACGAACCTAATAAATACCATTTCGTAACAATGAATGCCTGTGACAAAATTAGTTGGA contains these protein-coding regions:
- the LOC107026141 gene encoding DEAD-box ATP-dependent RNA helicase 1, which codes for MEEEKGLKKEKKNIPVLPWMRNPVDITTFDQCSLDLLPFIDPRLVAALKNMSITSLFPVQLAVWQETIGPGSFERDLCINSPTGSGKTLAYALPIVQTLSTRAVKCLRALVVLPTRDLALQVKEVFSALAPAVGLSVGLAVGQSSISDEISELIKKPSVEYGICYDPEEFSYELQSAVDILVATPGRLMDHINNTDGFTLEHLSYLVVDETDRLLREAYQSWLPTVIQLTSSSVDGNFPSVADLLPCTYGSLKTIRRMGTERGFKGKAYPRLVKMVLSATLTQDPSKLAQLDLHHPLLLTTGERRYKLPEELKSFKVLCQSKLKPLYLVSLLQSLQGEKSIVFTSSVESTHRLCTLLKFFDNLQIEFKEYSRLQRQSVRSKTLRAFRSGQVQVLISSDAMTRGMDVEGVRNVINYDMPAYIKTFIHRAGRTARAGLSGCCFTLMHKDEVKRFKKMLQKADCNSCPTYSASSEVIESLRSVYTSALEKLRENVESEKCKKSKIRLKSSNVRKEK